A DNA window from Methylobacterium sp. NMS14P contains the following coding sequences:
- a CDS encoding rhamnan synthesis F family protein has product MRLRDVFVVGSSEKAGLAGAAQSLARPLTRRLKGHRRGEPRQADLVRAVKESGLFDPAWYARRYPDVVGEGIDPAVHYAVHGGREGRWPHPLFHGDLYLDSVPGLRAEGTNPLLHYLDRGAATGIRPNPLFDPDWYATRYLGGAEHRARAFADFLSRGDTDPSPQFDTAWYLSRYPDARAAGGNALSHFFETGRKQGYLRNPEEFAGLSRHVDLIRRSGLFDAAFYRERCPEAETSGLEPLEHYVMAGGYRRYAPHPLFDPDWYAAQSAAVRADSLNPLVHYLEHGAAEGLDPGPWFDTRWYTETYLLDAAAGDAAGQNPLAHFLADGGRTTSPSPRFDAPWYRARYPKVAALGLNPLIDYVTTGLEAGRLTRRVPGAAVPEASDARLSCLKREPRRHGRTALFITHCPEGRIRGHVEPYLRAFAENGTDLVLIIAADQHKNAVPQAILDLCASVYLRENSGFDFAAWAHILLEDTDLLDSETLYLANDSLVGPLDRDDFAGLLAKIDAFPEAVIGLADNFYYSHHLQSFFLALKRRCLSSYAFNHFLLSVANWPDKNAVITEYELTFSQRMRAAGLGMRSLFSAQNKHMSLVNDPRNNRTLFDWENMLSQGFPFVKRSLLGEHAAIGGAAVREAIAERGFDLDRLDVTYTYPGARVWADLRRPRAPERPLRVAYVSPMNYANGLGVAARSYARALHRTPFALNVHPMERPFHVHARVAPAWQARTFSGPADVALVHFNGDSWHSLMSDRQRAIAAEARLKIGLFVWETSHVPGGWLPTVDGLDAIWAPTEFCAAIFRQITDIPVDVVPYVVENEAGEPVSAAAKANLRKAFAIDPSRRVILYAFDGSSYLARKNPHALIRAFRAAGLGQAGWQLVLKTKHVFDLPEEGKKLLDLVGTSGDVVVIDQPLSQNELGALFDLCAVYASSHSSEGFGLTIAEAMEMGKVVVATDYGGCRDFLDATCGFPVKAEVTALDQTYGPYLRGAEWGQVDEADLTRALNDAARAVTGGDAARIGAAARARIRERLSIGAVARAMEASLTRLLAAERS; this is encoded by the coding sequence ATGCGCCTTCGAGATGTGTTCGTCGTCGGATCGTCGGAGAAGGCCGGCCTCGCCGGCGCGGCGCAATCCCTCGCGCGCCCGCTGACCCGGCGCCTTAAGGGCCACCGCCGCGGCGAGCCCCGTCAGGCGGACCTCGTCCGTGCCGTCAAGGAATCCGGCCTGTTCGACCCGGCCTGGTACGCGAGGCGCTACCCCGACGTGGTCGGCGAGGGGATCGATCCGGCGGTGCACTACGCGGTCCATGGCGGGCGCGAGGGGCGCTGGCCTCACCCGCTGTTCCACGGCGACCTCTACCTCGATTCCGTCCCGGGCCTCCGGGCCGAGGGCACCAACCCGCTGCTCCACTACCTCGACCGCGGCGCCGCGACGGGCATCCGCCCCAACCCGCTGTTCGACCCGGACTGGTACGCGACGCGCTACCTCGGCGGCGCGGAGCACCGCGCCCGGGCGTTCGCCGACTTCCTGTCGCGGGGCGACACCGACCCGTCGCCTCAGTTCGACACCGCCTGGTACCTGTCCCGCTACCCGGACGCCCGGGCGGCGGGCGGCAACGCGCTGAGCCACTTCTTCGAGACCGGCCGGAAGCAGGGCTACCTGCGCAACCCGGAGGAGTTCGCCGGCCTGTCGCGGCACGTCGACCTGATCCGCCGGTCGGGCCTGTTCGACGCCGCCTTCTACCGGGAGCGCTGCCCCGAGGCCGAGACCAGCGGGCTCGAGCCCCTGGAGCACTACGTTATGGCCGGCGGCTACCGCCGCTACGCGCCCCACCCGCTGTTCGACCCCGACTGGTACGCGGCCCAGTCCGCCGCGGTGCGGGCCGACAGCCTCAACCCGCTGGTCCACTACCTGGAGCACGGCGCCGCCGAGGGCCTCGATCCGGGGCCCTGGTTCGACACGCGCTGGTACACCGAGACCTACTTGCTCGACGCCGCGGCCGGCGACGCGGCCGGGCAGAATCCGCTGGCGCATTTCCTCGCCGACGGCGGCCGCACGACGAGCCCGTCGCCGCGCTTCGACGCGCCCTGGTACCGCGCCCGCTACCCGAAGGTCGCGGCGCTCGGCCTCAACCCGCTGATCGACTACGTCACCACCGGCCTGGAGGCGGGCCGCCTGACCCGCCGCGTCCCCGGGGCCGCGGTGCCGGAAGCCTCGGACGCGCGCCTCTCCTGCCTGAAGCGCGAACCCCGGCGGCACGGCCGCACGGCCCTGTTCATCACCCACTGCCCCGAGGGGCGGATCCGCGGCCACGTCGAGCCCTACCTGCGGGCCTTCGCGGAGAACGGGACCGACCTCGTCCTGATCATCGCCGCCGACCAGCACAAGAACGCCGTGCCGCAGGCGATCCTGGATCTCTGCGCCTCGGTCTACCTGCGCGAGAACAGCGGCTTCGACTTCGCCGCCTGGGCGCATATCCTCCTGGAGGACACCGACCTCCTCGATTCCGAGACGCTCTACCTCGCCAATGACAGCCTCGTCGGACCCCTCGACCGCGACGACTTCGCCGGCCTGCTCGCCAAGATCGACGCCTTTCCGGAGGCGGTGATCGGGCTGGCCGACAATTTCTACTACAGCCACCACCTCCAGAGCTTCTTCCTGGCCCTGAAGCGGCGCTGCCTGTCCTCCTACGCGTTCAACCACTTCCTCCTGTCGGTGGCGAACTGGCCGGACAAGAACGCGGTCATCACCGAGTACGAGCTGACCTTCTCGCAGCGGATGCGGGCGGCCGGGCTCGGCATGCGCAGCCTGTTCTCGGCCCAGAACAAGCACATGTCGCTGGTCAACGACCCGCGCAACAACCGCACCCTGTTCGACTGGGAGAACATGCTCAGCCAGGGCTTCCCGTTCGTGAAGCGCTCGCTGCTGGGCGAGCACGCCGCGATCGGCGGGGCGGCGGTGCGGGAGGCGATCGCCGAGCGCGGCTTCGACCTCGACCGGCTCGACGTGACCTACACGTATCCGGGCGCGCGGGTCTGGGCGGACCTGCGCCGGCCCCGGGCGCCGGAGCGGCCGCTGCGCGTCGCCTACGTCTCGCCGATGAACTACGCCAACGGCCTCGGCGTCGCGGCCCGGAGCTACGCCCGCGCCCTGCATCGGACCCCCTTCGCGCTGAACGTCCACCCGATGGAGCGGCCGTTCCACGTCCACGCCCGGGTGGCGCCGGCGTGGCAGGCCCGGACCTTCTCGGGGCCCGCCGACGTCGCGCTGGTCCATTTCAACGGCGACAGCTGGCACTCGCTGATGAGCGACCGACAGCGGGCGATCGCCGCGGAGGCGCGGCTGAAGATCGGGCTGTTCGTCTGGGAGACCTCCCACGTGCCCGGCGGCTGGCTGCCGACCGTCGACGGGCTCGACGCGATCTGGGCGCCGACGGAGTTCTGCGCGGCGATCTTCCGGCAGATCACCGACATCCCGGTCGACGTCGTGCCCTACGTGGTCGAGAACGAGGCCGGCGAGCCGGTGAGCGCCGCCGCCAAGGCGAACCTGCGCAAGGCCTTCGCGATCGACCCGTCCAGGCGGGTGATCCTCTACGCCTTCGACGGCTCCAGCTACCTCGCCCGCAAGAACCCGCACGCGCTGATCCGGGCCTTCCGGGCGGCGGGCCTCGGGCAGGCCGGCTGGCAGCTCGTGCTCAAGACCAAGCACGTGTTCGACCTGCCCGAGGAGGGCAAGAAGCTCCTCGACCTCGTGGGCACGTCCGGCGACGTCGTGGTGATCGACCAGCCGCTCTCCCAGAACGAGCTCGGCGCGCTGTTCGACCTCTGCGCGGTCTACGCCTCGTCGCACTCCTCGGAGGGCTTCGGCCTGACGATCGCCGAGGCGATGGAGATGGGCAAGGTCGTGGTCGCCACCGATTACGGCGGCTGCCGCGACTTCCTCGACGCCACCTGCGGCTTCCCCGTGAAGGCGGAGGTCACGGCCCTCGACCAGACCTACGGCCCGTACCTGCGCGGCGCCGAGTGGGGCCAGGTGGACGAGGCGGACCTCACGCGAGCCCTCAACGACGCGGCCCGGGCGGTGACCGGGGGCGACGCGGCCCGGATCGGCGCCGCCGCCCGCGCGCGCATCCGCGAGCGGCTGTCCATCGGCGCGGTGGCGCGGGCCATGGAGGCGAGCCTGACCCGCCTCCTGGCCGCCGAACGGTCCTGA
- a CDS encoding DUF4159 domain-containing protein encodes MLGLTFAAPLALAALIGLPALWFLLRVTPPRPRRINFPPLKLVADLIPQRQTPARTPPWLLILRLLIAAALILAVAGPVWNAGGVGAGGGRSALLVLLDNGFSAAHDWRDRLRVATDAVEGAARDGRPVAVIGLADAPAAFEAKTPAAALERLRALAPRPILPTRDAHLATIETFLDKNRGAGLVWINDGVAGANDTRFAKGLADLAGDKGAALTVLRADRPPALALTATENAGKLVTHALRAAPNGRDSGVIRALDQKGLPLAERDFAFAADATEADATFEMPVELRNSISRLEIAGERSAGAVVLQDERGKRRRVGLVFGGTLDQAQPLLAPTYYLSRALQPFADVQEPRGAKGTAESINQLLDNQVSVLVLADVGALDEKTTARIESFVKDGGMLLRFAGPRLAAGNDPLVPVRLRRGGRTLGGTLSWDSPKTLAPFPPESPFAGLTPPADIGVRRQILAEPDGDLPNRTWASLQDGTPIVTAQKRGQGTIVLFHVTADTTWSNLPLSGLFIDMLRRVVALAGAAAPVQGDATRAAAPVLAPRVTLDGFGALGSPPASATAVSADYADRANLEHPPGFYGPPDGGISVNALKPDDRLQPLDTAALGGARFGSLAGAETLDLRPSLFTLALLLLALDTLAGLWLGGFLRRGGLAARLRGRPAVLALAGLVLLAALPARPARAEEPPANRPNGIESALVTRLAYVITGDAAVDEASRTGLTGLTQMLAARTALEPGEPAGIDPAKDELAFYPLIYWPIAPNRPQPSDVAIRKIDAFMRNGGTVLFDTRDALTARPGGPPSPEGAYLRKMLATLEVPELEPVPLDHVLTKAFYLVDSFPGRYATGQTWVEALPPAAEGAERRPARAGDGVSPIIITGNDLAAAWAVGRRGEPLYPVVGGDQRQREMAFRGGVNIVMYTLTGNYKADQVHVPALLERLGQ; translated from the coding sequence ATGCTGGGTCTGACCTTCGCGGCGCCGCTGGCGCTCGCCGCCCTGATCGGCCTGCCGGCCCTGTGGTTCCTGCTGCGGGTGACCCCGCCGCGCCCGCGGCGGATCAACTTCCCGCCGCTGAAGCTCGTCGCCGACCTGATCCCGCAGCGGCAGACCCCGGCGCGCACGCCGCCCTGGCTGCTGATCCTCCGGCTCCTGATCGCCGCCGCCCTGATCCTCGCGGTGGCCGGCCCGGTCTGGAACGCCGGGGGCGTCGGGGCCGGGGGCGGGCGCAGCGCGCTCCTCGTGCTCCTCGACAACGGCTTCTCCGCCGCCCACGACTGGCGCGACCGCCTGCGCGTCGCCACCGACGCGGTGGAGGGCGCCGCCCGGGACGGCCGCCCGGTGGCGGTGATCGGCCTCGCCGACGCCCCCGCGGCCTTCGAGGCGAAGACGCCCGCCGCCGCCCTGGAGCGCCTGCGCGCCCTCGCGCCGCGCCCGATCCTCCCCACCCGCGACGCGCACCTCGCGACGATCGAGACCTTCCTCGACAAGAACCGGGGCGCCGGCCTCGTCTGGATCAACGACGGCGTCGCCGGCGCGAACGACACGCGCTTCGCCAAGGGCCTCGCCGACCTCGCGGGCGACAAGGGCGCGGCCCTCACGGTGCTGCGGGCCGACAGGCCGCCGGCCCTCGCCCTGACCGCCACCGAGAACGCCGGCAAGCTCGTGACGCACGCCCTGCGGGCAGCGCCGAACGGGCGCGATTCCGGGGTGATCCGGGCCCTCGACCAGAAGGGCCTGCCGCTGGCCGAGCGCGACTTCGCCTTCGCGGCCGACGCCACCGAGGCGGACGCGACCTTCGAGATGCCGGTGGAGCTGCGCAACAGCATCAGCCGGCTGGAGATCGCGGGCGAGCGCTCGGCCGGCGCCGTGGTGCTGCAGGACGAGCGCGGCAAGCGGCGCCGGGTCGGGCTCGTGTTCGGCGGCACCCTCGACCAGGCGCAGCCTCTCCTGGCGCCGACCTACTACCTGTCGCGGGCGCTCCAGCCCTTCGCCGACGTGCAGGAGCCCCGGGGCGCCAAGGGCACGGCGGAGTCGATCAACCAGCTCCTCGACAATCAGGTCTCGGTCCTCGTGCTGGCCGATGTCGGCGCGCTCGACGAGAAGACCACCGCGCGGATCGAGAGCTTCGTGAAGGACGGCGGGATGCTGCTGCGCTTCGCCGGCCCGCGGCTCGCCGCCGGCAACGATCCGCTGGTGCCGGTGCGGCTGCGGCGGGGCGGGCGGACGCTCGGCGGCACGCTCTCCTGGGACAGCCCAAAGACCCTGGCGCCCTTCCCGCCCGAGAGCCCCTTCGCGGGCCTGACGCCGCCGGCCGATATCGGCGTGCGCCGCCAGATCCTGGCCGAGCCGGACGGCGACCTGCCGAACCGGACCTGGGCGTCGCTCCAGGACGGCACGCCGATCGTCACCGCGCAGAAGCGCGGCCAGGGCACGATCGTGCTGTTCCACGTGACCGCCGACACCACGTGGTCGAACCTGCCGCTCTCCGGCCTGTTCATCGACATGCTCCGGCGCGTCGTGGCGCTGGCCGGTGCCGCGGCGCCGGTCCAGGGGGACGCGACGCGGGCCGCGGCCCCGGTGCTCGCGCCGCGGGTGACGCTGGACGGGTTCGGCGCGCTGGGCTCGCCGCCGGCCTCGGCCACCGCGGTGTCGGCCGACTACGCCGACCGGGCGAACCTTGAGCATCCGCCGGGCTTCTACGGCCCGCCGGACGGAGGCATCAGCGTGAACGCCCTGAAACCGGATGACCGGCTGCAGCCCCTCGACACCGCGGCCCTCGGCGGCGCCCGGTTCGGGTCGCTCGCCGGGGCCGAGACCCTGGACCTGCGGCCGAGCCTGTTCACCCTGGCGCTGCTGCTGCTGGCCCTCGACACCCTGGCGGGGCTGTGGCTCGGCGGCTTCCTGCGCCGCGGCGGTCTGGCGGCCCGCCTGCGCGGCCGACCGGCCGTGCTGGCCCTCGCCGGCCTGGTCCTGCTCGCCGCCCTGCCAGCGCGCCCGGCCCGCGCGGAGGAGCCGCCCGCCAACCGGCCGAACGGCATCGAATCGGCGCTGGTCACGCGCCTCGCCTACGTGATCACGGGCGACGCCGCCGTCGACGAGGCGAGCCGCACCGGCCTCACCGGCCTGACTCAGATGCTGGCCGCGCGCACCGCCCTGGAGCCCGGCGAGCCGGCCGGAATCGACCCGGCGAAGGACGAGCTGGCCTTCTACCCGCTGATCTACTGGCCGATCGCCCCGAACCGGCCGCAGCCCTCGGACGTCGCGATCCGCAAGATCGACGCGTTCATGCGCAACGGCGGCACGGTCCTGTTCGACACCCGCGACGCGCTCACCGCCCGGCCGGGCGGGCCGCCCAGCCCGGAAGGGGCCTATCTCCGGAAGATGCTGGCGACGCTCGAGGTGCCGGAGCTGGAGCCGGTGCCCCTCGACCACGTGCTGACCAAAGCCTTCTACCTCGTGGACAGCTTCCCCGGCCGCTACGCCACGGGCCAGACCTGGGTGGAGGCGCTGCCGCCCGCCGCCGAGGGCGCCGAGCGCCGACCGGCCCGCGCGGGCGACGGCGTGAGCCCGATCATCATCACGGGCAACGACCTCGCCGCCGCCTGGGCGGTGGGGCGCCGGGGCGAGCCGCTCTACCCGGTCGTCGGCGGCGACCAGCGCCAGCGCGAGATGGCGTTCCGCGGCGGCGTGAACATCGTGATGTACACGCTCACCGGCAACTACAAGGCGGATCAGGTCCACGTGCCCGCGCTGCTGGAGCGGCTGGGGCAGTGA
- a CDS encoding glycosyltransferase family 2 protein: MLKKKPVPTPSASWGTLPWPDAILPLPLDAQLRPLDERRLGQVAAGQFPACRAIFVAPAASELRPDLAARLTCALAERPDIGIFYGDDAVVDGAGQVRSVHCKPAFNPALLMADDYIGFPLLIRVSTLAGLSPDFGLRHGSAAWFRFLLGAISAGIGIDRIPQTLIASPLERPKATRTARAHALDRWFETSGMPLRAAPGLTADTLEIRRSLDARPAVTLVVPTNQSRPKDDQGRAVEGAKPHVINLLDSLSRSTYPADRIRVLIGDDVADDAIYRGRSDRFTVTRLLTTRAPGERFNYAAKMNTLWRAAETDLVILMNDDLVVRRPGWIEALLTFALDRGVGGAGGRLLFPTGKIQHAGMTGGIFDVFAHPWYNRDAAEPTYGDWALTQRDCSAVTGALFATRKAVLEAVNGFDEGFALDFNDVDLCLKMRQLGYRIVYTPFAEMAHHESASRQTSFAPGSQIARFLRRWGDVVAEDPAYSPQLRIDTDVVAPRADATRWITERRADAA, translated from the coding sequence GTGTTGAAGAAGAAACCGGTCCCGACGCCGTCGGCCTCGTGGGGCACGCTCCCGTGGCCGGACGCGATCCTGCCGCTGCCCCTCGACGCGCAACTCCGCCCCCTCGACGAGCGCCGGCTCGGCCAGGTCGCGGCCGGCCAGTTCCCCGCCTGCCGGGCGATCTTCGTCGCGCCCGCGGCCTCCGAGCTGCGCCCCGACCTCGCGGCGCGCCTGACGTGCGCGCTCGCGGAGCGGCCCGATATCGGCATCTTCTACGGCGACGACGCCGTGGTGGACGGCGCCGGCCAGGTCCGCAGCGTCCACTGCAAGCCGGCCTTCAACCCGGCCCTCCTCATGGCCGACGACTATATCGGCTTCCCGCTGCTGATCCGCGTCTCGACCCTGGCCGGCCTGAGCCCCGATTTCGGCCTGCGCCACGGCAGCGCCGCGTGGTTCCGCTTCCTGCTCGGCGCGATCTCCGCGGGGATCGGCATCGACCGGATCCCCCAGACCTTGATCGCCTCGCCGCTGGAACGCCCGAAGGCGACGCGCACGGCGCGCGCCCACGCCCTCGACCGCTGGTTCGAGACCTCCGGCATGCCGCTGCGCGCCGCCCCGGGGCTGACCGCCGACACGCTGGAGATCCGCCGGAGCCTCGACGCGCGGCCGGCCGTGACCCTGGTGGTGCCGACCAACCAGAGCCGCCCGAAGGACGATCAGGGCCGCGCCGTCGAGGGCGCCAAGCCCCACGTGATCAACCTGCTCGACAGTCTCAGCCGCAGCACCTACCCGGCCGACCGGATCCGCGTGCTGATCGGCGACGACGTGGCCGACGACGCGATCTATCGCGGCCGCTCCGACCGCTTCACCGTGACCCGCCTGCTGACGACCCGGGCTCCGGGCGAGCGGTTCAACTACGCGGCCAAGATGAACACGCTCTGGCGCGCGGCCGAGACCGACCTCGTCATCCTGATGAACGACGACCTCGTCGTGCGCCGGCCCGGCTGGATCGAGGCGCTCCTGACCTTCGCGCTGGACCGCGGCGTCGGCGGCGCCGGCGGCCGGCTGCTGTTCCCCACGGGCAAGATCCAGCATGCCGGCATGACCGGCGGCATCTTCGACGTGTTCGCCCACCCCTGGTACAACCGGGACGCGGCCGAGCCGACCTACGGCGACTGGGCCCTGACGCAGCGCGACTGCTCGGCGGTGACCGGGGCGCTCTTCGCCACCCGCAAGGCGGTGCTGGAGGCGGTCAACGGCTTCGACGAGGGCTTCGCCCTCGACTTCAACGACGTCGACCTGTGCCTGAAAATGCGGCAGCTCGGCTACCGTATCGTCTACACGCCCTTCGCCGAGATGGCGCACCACGAGAGCGCCTCGCGGCAGACCAGCTTCGCCCCGGGCTCGCAGATCGCGCGCTTCCTGCGCCGCTGGGGCGACGTCGTCGCGGAGGATCCGGCCTACAGCCCGCAGCTGCGCATCGACACCGACGTGGTCGCCCCGCGGGCCGACGCGACGCGCTGGATCACCGAGCGCCGGGCGGACGCGGCCTGA
- a CDS encoding AAA family ATPase: MTQGISPATALDDGIVATAESCLADVGAAREAIHGVIFGQEKVVDLALVTILAGGHGLLVGLPGLAKTKLVETLGTVLGLDARRVQFTPDLMPSDILGTEILEEDAERRRAFRFVQGPVFTQLLMADEINRASPRTQSALLQAMQEGHVSVAGARHDLPRPFHVLATQNPIEQEGTYPLPEAQLDRFLLEIDVGYPDRAAERRILIETTGVDEARPRAVMSTEQLLTAQRLVRRLPVGEAVVEAILDLVRAARPDSGDAIVKDKLLWGPGPRASQALTLAARARALIEGRVAPSVADVKALAEPVLKHRMALSYTARADGETIEGLIAKLAEKL; the protein is encoded by the coding sequence ATGACGCAGGGGATCAGCCCGGCCACCGCCCTGGACGACGGCATCGTGGCGACGGCGGAGAGCTGCCTCGCCGACGTCGGCGCGGCGCGGGAGGCGATCCACGGGGTGATCTTCGGCCAGGAGAAAGTCGTCGATCTCGCACTCGTGACCATCCTGGCCGGCGGCCACGGTTTGCTGGTCGGCCTTCCCGGCCTCGCCAAGACCAAGCTGGTCGAGACGCTCGGCACGGTGCTCGGCCTCGACGCGCGGCGCGTGCAGTTCACCCCGGACCTGATGCCCTCCGACATCCTCGGCACCGAGATCCTGGAGGAGGACGCCGAGCGCCGCCGGGCCTTCCGGTTCGTGCAGGGGCCGGTCTTCACCCAGCTCCTGATGGCCGACGAGATCAACCGGGCGAGCCCGCGCACGCAGTCGGCGCTGCTCCAGGCCATGCAGGAGGGCCACGTCTCGGTGGCGGGCGCCCGCCACGACCTGCCCCGGCCGTTCCACGTGCTGGCGACCCAGAACCCGATCGAGCAGGAGGGCACCTATCCGCTGCCCGAGGCGCAGCTCGACCGGTTCCTCCTGGAGATCGACGTCGGCTACCCCGACCGCGCCGCCGAGCGCCGGATCCTGATCGAGACCACCGGCGTGGACGAGGCGCGGCCGCGGGCCGTGATGTCCACCGAGCAGCTGCTCACCGCCCAGCGCCTCGTGCGCCGGCTGCCGGTGGGCGAGGCCGTGGTCGAGGCGATCCTCGACCTCGTCCGCGCGGCCCGGCCGGACAGCGGCGACGCCATCGTGAAGGACAAGCTCCTCTGGGGCCCCGGCCCCCGCGCCAGCCAGGCGCTGACGCTCGCGGCCCGCGCCCGGGCGCTGATCGAGGGCCGGGTCGCCCCCTCGGTGGCCGACGTGAAGGCGCTCGCCGAGCCGGTGCTCAAGCACCGGATGGCGCTGAGCTACACCGCCCGCGCCGACGGCGAGACCATCGAGGGCCTGATCGCCAAGCTCGCGGAGAAGCTCTGA
- a CDS encoding DUF58 domain-containing protein has protein sequence MVATNALDAGRRTPGRRESEGATALSDKMPRLVLEARRVSSLLAHGLHGRRRAGPGESFWQFRPFVTGEAAARVDWRRSARDDRLYVREREWEAAHNIWLWIDRSASMGFVSDLASAPKIERALVLGLALADAFVEGGERVGLLGLTRASASRGIVERLAQALVADHAGLTQDLPPRASPARFDEVVLIGDFLTEPDRIAASVQSLAGRGSRGHLLMVADPIEETFPFTGQAVLHDLEGGLSLDIGDADAWGARYRARIAEHRAALAAIARGQGWTLTIHRTDRPASEAALRLATLIAARGTE, from the coding sequence TTGGTCGCGACGAACGCCCTCGACGCCGGCAGGCGCACCCCCGGCCGGCGCGAGAGCGAGGGCGCGACCGCCCTCTCCGACAAGATGCCCCGCCTCGTCCTGGAGGCGCGCCGCGTGTCGAGCCTGCTGGCCCACGGCCTCCACGGCCGCCGCCGCGCGGGGCCGGGCGAGAGCTTCTGGCAGTTCCGCCCCTTCGTCACCGGCGAGGCCGCGGCCCGCGTCGACTGGCGCCGCTCGGCCCGGGACGACCGGCTCTACGTCCGCGAGCGCGAATGGGAGGCGGCCCACAATATCTGGCTGTGGATCGACCGCTCGGCCTCGATGGGCTTCGTGTCGGACCTCGCGTCGGCCCCGAAGATCGAGCGGGCGCTCGTCCTCGGGCTCGCCCTCGCGGACGCTTTCGTGGAGGGCGGCGAGCGGGTCGGCCTGCTCGGGCTGACCCGCGCGAGCGCGTCGCGGGGCATCGTCGAGCGCCTGGCCCAGGCGCTCGTGGCCGACCACGCGGGCCTGACCCAGGACCTGCCGCCCCGGGCCAGCCCCGCCCGCTTCGACGAGGTGGTGCTGATCGGCGACTTCCTCACCGAGCCCGACCGGATCGCCGCCTCGGTGCAGAGCCTCGCCGGCCGCGGCAGCCGCGGCCACCTCCTCATGGTGGCGGACCCGATCGAGGAGACCTTCCCGTTCACCGGCCAGGCCGTCCTGCACGACCTCGAGGGTGGCCTCAGCCTCGATATCGGCGACGCCGACGCCTGGGGCGCGCGCTACCGGGCCCGGATCGCCGAGCACCGGGCGGCGCTCGCCGCCATCGCCCGCGGCCAGGGCTGGACGCTGACGATCCACCGCACGGACCGGCCGGCGAGCGAGGCGGCCCTGCGGCTCGCCACGCTGATCGCCGCCCGCGGCACCGAGTGA